The Podospora bellae-mahoneyi strain CBS 112042 chromosome 7, whole genome shotgun sequence genome includes a window with the following:
- the TIF3 gene encoding Eukaryotic translation initiation factor 4B (COG:A; EggNog:ENOG503NWTV): protein MAPKKEKAQKLSLGEFLGETGGVSSWADEVEDTYGTQSFPSTDRRTGPSSYGNNTSYGNDRGYHSLRDNLPQELPTKPPYTAHLGNLSYDATVESVTDFFHDCNCVNVRIIEDREQNRPKGFAYAEFADLEGLKTALTRDGQSFEGRNIRIKVADPPRGGFGDRTESFRELDWGAKRGPLADTGGRSNREFGDRRPPREFNDERPVREAREINWERRGPLPPAERPESREGARARNTTDFSAARRASPAAWGPGEGRQGGDGSRPPRREFAERPERPERVPTAAEKEINWRNNMRPVEPKSREGSEAPGSPAAAPAAQPAGRPRLNLTKRTVSEAPDVISPAPTSKSNPFGAARPIDTAAREREVEEKRIRDKQEAEERAKAEKEAKEAAAAEAAEKAKAEEAAAAEAAAEAAEKAKADAEAAAAAGTKPEVQEGEGEQKLPVRTREPRESAPKSRAAESGSWRRAGDAPARGPPSGPRRSGGAPRAPRQDGGRPPRSNGTTDARGPLSPTTEKAPASPAVDDDGWTTVTQPVKGRRGGNRPLA, encoded by the exons GCACCCAGTCCTTCCCCTCGACCGACCGTCGCACTGGCCCCAGCTCGTATGGCAATAACACTAGCTACGGCAATGACCGGG GTTACCACTCGCTCCGCGACAACCTCCCCCAGGAGCTCCCCACCAAGCCTCCTTATACCGCTCATCTCGGCAACTTGTCGTATGATGCCACTGTCGAGAGTGTGACCGACTTCTTCCACGACTGCAACTGCGTCAACGTCCGCATTATCGAGGACCGCGAGCAGAACCGCCCCAAGGGCTTCGCCTATGCCGAGTTTGCTGATCTTGAGGGTCTCAAGACTGCTTTGACCCGCGACGGCCAGTCCTTCGAGGGTCGTAATATTCGTATCAAGGTTGCTGATCCTC CCCGTGGTGGATTCGGCGACCGCACCGAGAGCTTTCGCGAGCTTGACTGGGGTGCCAAGAGAGGTCCCCTCGCTGACACTGGCGGCCGTAGCAACCGCGAGTTCGGCGACCGTAGACCTCCCCGTGAGTTCAACGACGAGAGGCCGGTTAGAGAGGCCAGAGAGATCAACTGGGAGAGACGGggccctcttccccctgCTGAGCGCCCAGAGTCTCGCGAGGGTGCTCGTGCccgcaacaccaccgacTTCAGCGCCGCTAGAAGGGCTTCCCCCGCCGCTTGGGGCCCCGGAGAAGGACGCCAAGGTGGAGATGGctctcgccctcctcgccgcgaGTTTGCCGAGCGCCCTGAGCGTCCCGAGCGTGTTCCTACCGCCgctgagaaggagatcaACTGGCGCAACAACATGCGTCCCGTCGAGCCAAAGTCTCGTGAGGGTAGCGAGGCTCCTGGTTCTCCCGCTGCCGCCCCCGCTGCGCAGCCAGCCGGTAGACCCAGACTGAACCTCACCAAGCGCACCGTTTCCGAGGCCCCCGATGTGATCTCGCCTGCCCCTACTTCCAAGTCGAACCCATTCGGTGCGGCCCGCCCCATCGACACTGCTGCCCGCGAGCGTGAGGTCGAGGAGAAACGCATCCGGGACAagcaggaggctgaggagagggccaaggctgagaaggaggccaaggaggccgctgccgccgaggctgctgagaaggccaaggccgaagaggctgctgctgcggaagCTGCTGCGGAAgctgctgagaaggccaaggctgatgccgaggccgccgctgctgctggtaccAAGCCAGAAGTccaggagggtgaaggtgagCAGAAGCTTCCCGTCAGAACTCGCGAGCCTCGTGAGTCTGCTCCCAAGTCCCGCGCCGCCGAGAGTGgcagctggagaagagccGGTGATGCCCCAGCCCGTGGCCCCCCCAGCGGTCCCCGTCGCAGTGGCGGTGCCCCCCGCGCACCCCGCCAGGATGGTGGACGCCCTCCTCGATCCAACGGAACCACCGATGCTCGCGGCCCATTGTCTCCCACCACCGAGAAGGCTCCCGCCAGCCCTGCTGTCGATGATGACGGCTGGACCACTGTTACCCAGCCGGTTAAGGGTCGCCGCGGCGGCAACCGGCCCCTTGCTTGA